The Knoellia sp. S7-12 region TTCCCCCGACGAAGGACTTTCCTGTGCTTACTGCTGCCGCTATCGAGCTGCGCGCAGGATCCCGACTCCTCCTCGACAACGTCTCCTTCCGGGTGGCCGCCGGAGACCGGATCGGCCTCGTCGGCCGCAACGGCGCCGGCAAGACCACTCTCACCAAGGTGCTCGCAGGCGCGGGACAAGCCGCTGCCGGGACGGTGCAGAGCACCGGTGAGGTCGGCTACCTGCCGCAGGACCCCCGCACGGGTGACCTCCACGTCACCGGGCGCGATCGCATCCTGTCCGCGCGTGGCCTCGACCGCATCGTGCGCGACCTGCGCGCCGCCGAGTTGGCCATGGCCGAGCAGACAGGAGAGAAGCTCGAGCAGGCCATGCGCCGCTATGGGCGCCTCGAGGGCGAGTTCCACGCCGCTGGTGGCTATGCCGCGGAGTCCGAGGCCGCGTCGATCGCCTCAGCCTTGGCGCTCGAGGAGCGCCACCTCGACCAGACCCTCGCCACCCTCTCTGGTGGTCAGCGACGACGCATCGAGCTCTCGCGCATCCTCTTCTCCGGCGCCGAGACGTTGCTGCTCGACGAGCCGACCAACCACCTCGACGCCGACTCGATCGTGTGGCTGCGTGACCATCTCAAGGGCTACAAGGGCGGGCTTATCGTCATCTCGCACGACGTGGAGCTGCTCGACGCGGTCGTCAACAAGGTCTTCCACCTCGACGCCAACCGAGCCGAACTCGACATCTACAGCCTCGGCTGGAAGGCCTACCTCCAGCAACGCGAGACCGACGAGCGTCGGCGCAAGCGCGAGCGGGCCAACGCCGAGAAGAAGGCCGGGGTGCTCATGGCCCAGGCCGACAAGATGCGCGCCAAGGCCACCAAGACCGTGGCCGCCCAGAACATGGCGCGTCGCGCCGAGCGTCTCCTGTCGGGCCTGGAGACCGAGCGGGTCACGGACCGCGTGGCCAAGCTGCGCTTCCCGGACCCCTCCCCGTGCGGCAAGACGCCGCTGCGCGCGAGCGGGTTGTCCCGCTCCTATGGCTCCCTCGAGATCTTCACCGATGTCGACCTCGCCATCGACCGCGGCTCGCGCGTCGTCGTGCTGGGTCTCAACGGTGCCGGCAAGACGACGCTCTTGCGGATGCTTGCTGGCGTGGACGCGCCCGACACCGGCCAGGTCGAGCCCGGACACGGCCTCAAGATCGGCTACTACGCCCAGGAGCACGAGAACCTCGATGTCGACCGCTCCGTGCTCGACAACATGAAGTCGGCCGCACCGGAGCTCGGCGAGACCGACGTGCGCAAGACCCTCGGGTCGTTCCTCTTCACCGGCGACGACGTCGACAAGCCCGCCGGCGTGCTGTCTGGTGGAGAGAAGACCCGTTTGTCGCTCGCTCTCCTCGTCGT contains the following coding sequences:
- a CDS encoding ABC-F family ATP-binding cassette domain-containing protein encodes the protein MLTAAAIELRAGSRLLLDNVSFRVAAGDRIGLVGRNGAGKTTLTKVLAGAGQAAAGTVQSTGEVGYLPQDPRTGDLHVTGRDRILSARGLDRIVRDLRAAELAMAEQTGEKLEQAMRRYGRLEGEFHAAGGYAAESEAASIASALALEERHLDQTLATLSGGQRRRIELSRILFSGAETLLLDEPTNHLDADSIVWLRDHLKGYKGGLIVISHDVELLDAVVNKVFHLDANRAELDIYSLGWKAYLQQRETDERRRKRERANAEKKAGVLMAQADKMRAKATKTVAAQNMARRAERLLSGLETERVTDRVAKLRFPDPSPCGKTPLRASGLSRSYGSLEIFTDVDLAIDRGSRVVVLGLNGAGKTTLLRMLAGVDAPDTGQVEPGHGLKIGYYAQEHENLDVDRSVLDNMKSAAPELGETDVRKTLGSFLFTGDDVDKPAGVLSGGEKTRLSLALLVVSSANVLLLDEPTNNLDPASRAEILGALKTYKGAVVLVTHDEGAVDALEPERILLLPDGVEDLWGPDYKDLVNLA